The following are encoded in a window of uncultured Sphaerochaeta sp. genomic DNA:
- a CDS encoding alpha-amylase, whose protein sequence is MQRKRGVLLQYFHWYSEGGGVLWNKLANQAETLKKAGFTAIWLPPAYKGAGGGHDTGYGVYDLYDLGEFDQKGSTATKYGTKTEYLKAIDAIHSQGLYVYGDIVLNHRMGADEKEQVLATPYSRDNRSEPKGPQEQVTVYTRFTFPGRAATYSDFQWMWHHFDAVDYAEEHPDDKKSIYVLEGKQFDDYVSSEFGNYDYLMGCDLDFGAEEVREELTRWGNWYLDTTGIDGFRIDAVKHIPSWFFPGWLSSIRSHAKRELFAVAEFWDPDIEQLMTYIAQSENALSLFDVPLHFKFYQAGMERKNFPLDSIFSGTLVEQDPEHAVTFVANHDSQALQALESVVEPWFKPLAYALILLRREGYPCVFIADYEGASYEDYGSDGKKYLIEMPSFRELIDLMLKLRSSHLEGEQHDYFDHTNTIGWSFSGNKALAVVLCNGEEGSKRMETGLPVTEFIDCTGNNSERIKTDEEGFGDFPCKGESISLWVWIDNPL, encoded by the coding sequence ATGCAAAGGAAGCGGGGGGTATTGCTGCAATATTTCCATTGGTACAGCGAAGGTGGTGGTGTCCTTTGGAACAAGCTTGCAAACCAGGCTGAAACACTGAAAAAGGCAGGATTCACAGCAATCTGGCTTCCCCCTGCCTATAAGGGAGCTGGAGGTGGACATGACACCGGTTACGGTGTGTATGACCTGTACGACTTGGGTGAGTTTGACCAGAAGGGGAGTACTGCCACCAAGTATGGAACCAAAACAGAGTACCTCAAAGCCATTGATGCAATTCATTCTCAGGGACTTTATGTCTATGGAGATATTGTATTGAACCATCGCATGGGTGCTGATGAGAAGGAACAGGTGCTTGCTACCCCATATTCGAGAGATAATCGGTCAGAGCCAAAAGGACCTCAAGAGCAAGTAACGGTTTATACCCGTTTCACCTTTCCGGGCAGAGCTGCAACCTATTCTGATTTCCAATGGATGTGGCACCACTTTGACGCAGTGGATTATGCAGAGGAACATCCTGATGACAAGAAGAGCATTTATGTACTGGAAGGCAAACAGTTTGATGACTATGTTTCCTCGGAGTTTGGGAATTACGACTATTTGATGGGTTGTGACCTTGATTTTGGCGCAGAAGAAGTGAGGGAAGAACTTACACGCTGGGGAAATTGGTATCTTGATACCACAGGCATAGATGGCTTCAGGATTGATGCAGTGAAGCATATCCCTTCGTGGTTTTTCCCAGGGTGGCTTTCATCTATACGCTCCCATGCAAAGCGAGAGTTGTTTGCCGTTGCAGAGTTTTGGGACCCTGATATCGAGCAATTAATGACATATATAGCACAAAGTGAGAATGCTCTCTCTTTGTTTGATGTTCCGTTGCATTTCAAGTTCTACCAAGCAGGAATGGAGCGGAAAAATTTCCCCTTGGATTCCATATTCTCCGGAACCTTGGTCGAACAGGATCCAGAGCATGCAGTTACCTTTGTAGCCAACCATGACTCACAAGCTTTGCAAGCTCTTGAGTCAGTAGTGGAGCCTTGGTTCAAGCCACTGGCATATGCGTTGATACTTCTAAGGAGGGAAGGATATCCCTGTGTATTCATTGCAGATTATGAGGGAGCATCATATGAGGATTATGGTTCTGACGGTAAAAAGTATTTGATTGAGATGCCTTCATTCAGGGAGTTGATTGATCTTATGCTCAAGTTGCGAAGTAGTCATCTTGAGGGAGAACAACACGATTACTTCGATCATACTAATACCATTGGCTGGTCTTTTTCAGGAAATAAGGCACTGGCTGTAGTTCTCTGTAATGGGGAGGAGGGTAGCAAAAGAATGGAGACAGGCCTTCCTGTAACTGAATTCATAGATTGTACAGGCAATAATTCTGAACGTATCAAGACAGACGAAGAAGGGTTTGGGGATTTCCCTTGCAAGGGAGAATCCATTTCGCTTTGGGTGTGGATCGATAATCCCCTATAA
- a CDS encoding NAD(P)H-dependent oxidoreductase — protein MKPTNVVVMNASPKGEFSLTLQHAKYLLVHEPDIEASIIHVGETLTMMEYDEAWLSDTFDALDACDMVIWATPVYTMLVPWQLVRFFDLMREQGRQSILAGKYATCIMSCFHYYDHLAEEWLRGTCEDLGMAFMEGLSVDNKDMLQADFRKSMRFFMHEFHSACINHTPVPRRSTPILNDSTFKFQPQSIETTGEKKKDIRTVLLTDEYQKDGNLSRMIEVFLASYPNAVEVIDINTFPYEGACQGCLRCELVGECDRKDGFQVFYQDLVNSCDVLVHAMNLEGRFLKPVWKLFLDRTFANGHRTSMMGKHSAYLVSGPLYQLPNVRQFLEGKDRVGRENSMGIISDEEKDSERLQAMITDLACRLDRASRAGYQKGVNFLGVGGMKIFRDLIYGMRGVVRDDHRFYKERKLYDFPQKDIKNQLFNIFMGRAFMFKFMRMQAYNNMKPLYILQHKHIVDSKKL, from the coding sequence ATGAAACCAACCAATGTTGTCGTGATGAACGCAAGTCCCAAGGGTGAGTTCAGCTTAACGTTGCAGCATGCAAAGTATCTCTTGGTTCATGAACCTGATATTGAAGCAAGCATTATCCATGTTGGGGAAACCCTGACCATGATGGAGTATGATGAGGCTTGGCTATCTGACACCTTTGATGCGCTTGATGCCTGCGACATGGTCATCTGGGCTACCCCGGTGTATACCATGCTTGTTCCCTGGCAGCTTGTTCGCTTCTTCGACCTCATGAGAGAACAGGGAAGACAGTCCATACTTGCTGGCAAGTATGCAACCTGCATCATGAGTTGCTTTCATTACTACGATCACCTAGCTGAGGAGTGGTTGCGTGGTACCTGTGAAGATCTTGGCATGGCGTTTATGGAAGGTTTGAGCGTTGACAACAAGGATATGTTGCAAGCTGACTTTAGGAAGAGTATGCGGTTTTTCATGCATGAATTTCATAGTGCGTGCATCAATCATACTCCTGTTCCTAGAAGGAGCACACCAATCCTTAATGATTCCACATTTAAGTTTCAGCCTCAGTCGATAGAGACCACAGGAGAGAAAAAGAAAGACATCCGCACTGTCTTGTTGACTGATGAATATCAGAAGGACGGCAATCTTTCGCGCATGATTGAAGTCTTCCTGGCTTCCTATCCTAATGCTGTTGAAGTAATCGACATCAACACATTCCCGTATGAAGGAGCCTGCCAAGGCTGCTTACGATGTGAGCTGGTAGGTGAGTGTGACAGAAAAGATGGTTTCCAAGTCTTCTACCAAGACTTGGTTAACTCCTGTGACGTATTGGTGCATGCGATGAACCTGGAAGGAAGGTTTCTGAAACCAGTGTGGAAGCTGTTCCTTGACCGTACGTTCGCAAATGGGCATAGAACCAGCATGATGGGTAAACACTCAGCGTACCTTGTCTCTGGTCCTTTATATCAACTGCCGAACGTACGACAGTTTCTGGAAGGAAAGGACCGGGTGGGAAGAGAGAATTCAATGGGGATTATCAGTGATGAGGAAAAAGATTCTGAGCGGTTGCAGGCTATGATCACAGATCTGGCTTGTCGACTCGATCGCGCCAGCCGTGCTGGGTACCAGAAAGGGGTGAACTTCCTTGGTGTTGGTGGAATGAAAATCTTTCGTGACCTGATCTATGGTATGCGGGGTGTTGTACGTGACGACCATCGTTTCTATAAGGAAAGAAAGTTGTATGATTTTCCTCAGAAGGATATCAAGAACCAATTGTTCAATATCTTCATGGGGCGGGCATTTATGTTCAAGTTCATGAGGATGCAAGCCTATAACAACATGAAACCGCTGTATATACTCCAGCATAAGCATATAGTTGATTCAAAGAAATTATAG